The Streptomyces cynarae genome contains a region encoding:
- a CDS encoding CAP domain-containing protein produces MSKHRRTLHHRKAVIAAVAIAAVGVPSVAMACADSYNGRPKTHRSHHHWRNSSGSAAKWHRVKATGSPAPQVKPSPSATTVPTTRPTAPSAPASTAPTTRPTTPSAPASTAPTSATARVVALVNSERAKVGCAPLTVNSKLAKAAQAHSADMAAHQNMSHTGSDGSSPGDRITSAGYSWSAYGENIAYGYSTPESVMAGWMASPGHKRNILDCGFKEIGVGLAQPGSYWTQDFGTAG; encoded by the coding sequence GTGAGCAAGCACCGCAGGACATTGCACCACCGAAAGGCAGTCATAGCCGCCGTCGCCATCGCCGCCGTGGGCGTCCCGTCCGTCGCCATGGCCTGTGCGGACTCCTACAACGGACGCCCGAAGACGCACCGTTCACACCATCACTGGCGCAACAGCTCGGGCAGTGCCGCGAAATGGCACCGGGTGAAGGCGACCGGGAGTCCGGCGCCCCAGGTCAAGCCGAGCCCTTCGGCGACCACCGTCCCCACCACCCGGCCCACGGCTCCGAGTGCCCCGGCGTCCACCGCCCCCACCACCCGGCCCACGACTCCGAGTGCCCCGGCGTCCACCGCCCCCACCTCTGCCACGGCACGCGTCGTCGCGCTCGTCAACAGTGAGCGCGCCAAGGTGGGTTGTGCACCGCTGACCGTCAACTCGAAGCTGGCGAAGGCCGCTCAGGCACACAGCGCCGACATGGCCGCGCACCAGAACATGTCCCACACCGGCTCCGACGGCTCGTCCCCGGGTGACCGGATCACCAGCGCCGGATACTCCTGGAGCGCGTACGGCGAGAACATCGCCTACGGCTACAGCACCCCCGAGAGCGTCATGGCAGGCTGGATGGCCAGCCCCGGACACAAGCGGAACATTCTCGACTGCGGATTCAAGGAGATCGGCGTAGGCCTCGCCCAGCCCGGCTCCTACTGGACGCAGGACTTCGGCACCGCCGGCTGA
- a CDS encoding branched-chain amino acid transporter permease, with translation MPSTSYLMSVLAIVFTITLALRAVPFAVLGRLRGSALVRQLSAWMPVGILLILAVTALHGTMTKDAHGAWYALLSVAVTIGVHLAFGRRTILSVGIGTGVYVILLNAL, from the coding sequence ATGCCTAGCACCTCGTACCTGATGTCCGTCCTGGCGATCGTCTTCACCATCACCCTCGCCCTGCGGGCCGTGCCCTTCGCGGTGCTCGGCAGACTGCGTGGCTCGGCACTGGTGCGGCAGTTGTCGGCATGGATGCCGGTGGGCATTCTGCTGATCCTCGCCGTGACCGCACTGCACGGCACGATGACCAAGGACGCGCACGGCGCCTGGTACGCCCTGCTCTCCGTCGCCGTCACCATCGGCGTCCATCTGGCCTTCGGCCGACGCACCATTCTCAGCGTCGGCATCGGCACCGGTGTCTACGTCATCCTGCTCAACGCCCTGTGA